In the Epinephelus lanceolatus isolate andai-2023 chromosome 6, ASM4190304v1, whole genome shotgun sequence genome, one interval contains:
- the LOC117253993 gene encoding dynein regulatory complex protein 11 produces MSQRTYNQLWADAQLELSRLLIEELPAEPPRPEKDRVVFFQRLAMLYVRYIQIFRQLEKVYDQSVHPQKRRVIRATLDGVIGRVLELKNEMVEKEFSEYHYMDDVLHDLKLTPADLEIPIPRYFISDRSKELQERQTMLTDIMKMMEVTESPQPLITKDMSQEEAIKIIQMAERARQGRLRATLKEESRNMNRMYVTKDPGAAAIELAIVCIQKVWRGYVHRKRTKIARDEEMIFLGMIMDPKYQVPCPAEITAQANEACTRIKQEEHDKDYQKSVVAVTNQLRDVEGSDMSNTMKTQIRQWFIECRNATGSFPDYPDEEDGGSAFIFAEKNPQQLMEEIAAKEEEEANNKPKGKEEKKEKGKKDKGKGDEEEEEAGLKMLPSAFLSDLEVQNKNFADFWQNRDESRNFNQRHEVELIKEEKRKVIEAEIRLQVDEQMRQELAELKLTVDKDKGGKTKGNAKKKKGSKSGKKKKKEKDLTSDRTLESLCQELVEQGLLKQANEVRLQDFLGDYSYLGTTLRQNDIEPMPSLSDVRQVLSLYAVLPLGSQVVHEKAPLIKAILLAGPAGVGKKMLVHAICHETGANLFDLSPLTTAGKYPGKSGLAMMLHMVFKVARLLQPSVIWIEDAEKMFYKKVPKEEKELDPKRLKKDLPKSLKLIKGEDRVLIIGTTKDPLSADIKSLCKMYSKIILIPRPDYGSRYILWKQLINKQGGDVTRALDLSSLAKISDGYTPGHLVRVVQSVVTKRRILLQANRPLTAAEFVAPLAKIDPIFQEEEEALKNWYAKTPLGKKRIKAATGKDEEVAPVKGKSAKKKEKK; encoded by the exons ATGTCGCAAAG GACATACAACCAGCTGTGGGCAGATGCTCAATTAGAGCTGAGCCGTCTTCTGATTGAGGAACTACCTGCTGAGCCCCCTCGCCCAGAGAAGGACAGGGTTGTGTTCTTCCAGCGTCTGGCCATGCTCTATGTGCGCTACATTCAAATCTTCAGACAGCTTGAGAAGGTCTACGATCAGTCGGTTCACCCTCAAAAGAGACGAGTAATTCGGGCAACTCTTGATGGCGTGATAGGGAGGGTGTTGGAGCTGAAGAATGAAATGGTGGAAAAAGAGTTTTCAGAGTACCACTACATGGATGATGTCCTTCATGATTTGAAGCTGACACCT GCAGACCTTGAGATCCCTATCCCACGCTATTTCATAAGTGATCGCAGCAAAGAACTCCAAGAACGACAGACGATGCTGACAGATATCATGAAAATGATGGAGGTTACTGAAAGTCCACAA CCTCTAATTACCAAGGACATGAGTCAAGAGGAGGCCATTAAGATCATTCAAATGGCAGAGAGGGCCCGCCAAGGACGCCTGAGGGCCACGTTGAAAGAAGAGAGCAGAAATATGAACAGGATGTACGTTACCAAGGACCCTGGAGCAGCTGCCATTGAGCTGGCCATCGTCTGCATTCAGAAG GTGTGGAGGGGCTATGTACACAGGAAGAGGACAAAGATCGCTCGGGATGAAGAAATGATTTTTCTAGGAATG ATCATGGATCCGAAATACCAGGTGCCATGTCCTGCAGAAATCACGGCCCAGGCCAATGAAGCTTGCACACGCATTAAACAGGAGGAGCACGACAAAGACTATCAGAAGTCTGTAGTGGCTGTCACAAACCAGCTACGAGATGTAGAGGGTTCTGACATGAGCAACACCATGAAAACCCAAATCCGACAGTGGTTCATTGAATGCCG TAATGCTACAGGATCGTTTCCAGACTACCCAGATGAAGAGGACGGAGGCTCGGCCTTCATTTTTGCTGAAAAGAACCCTCAGCAG ttaatgGAGGAAATCGCTgcaaaggaagaggaggaagccAACAACAAACCAAAAgggaaggaagagaagaaggaaaaggggaaaaaggACAAGGGGAAGGGTGATGAGGAA gaggaggaggcagggcTGAAGATGCTGCCTTCGGCTTTTCTGTCAGACTTGGaagtgcaaaacaaaaactttgCAG ATTTTTGGCAAAACCGCGATGAGTCCAGAAACTTCAACCAGAGACACGAGGTAGAGCTGATcaaggaggaaaagaggaaagTCATTGAGGCAGAGATTCGACTACAG GTAGATGAGCAGATGAGACAAGAGCTGGCTGAATTGAAGCTCACTGTGGATAAAGACAAGGGTGGTAAAACTAAAGGAAATGCCAAG aaaaagaaaggatCAAAGAGcgggaagaagaaaaagaaggagaaagatTTGACATCTGATAG AACTCTTGAGTCTCTGTgtcaggagctggtggagcaGGGCTTGTTGAAGCAGGCAAATGAAGTTAGGCTGCAGGATTTCCTGG GTGACTACAGCTACCTCGGGACAACACTGAGGCAAAATGACATTGAGCCCATGCCATCATTGTCAGATGTGCGGCAGGTCTTATCTCTGTATGCAGTTTTACCATTAG GCTCTCAGGTGGTGCATGAGAAGGCTCCTCTGATAAAGGCCATCCTGCTGGCAGGGCCGGCAGGTGTAGGCAAGAAGATGTTGGTCCATGCAATCTGCCATGAGACGGGTGCCAACCTGTTTGATCTGTCTCCCCTGACCACGGCAGGAAAGTACCCAGGCAAGAGTGGCCTCGCCATGATGCTTCACATGGTGTTTAAG GTTGCAAGATTGCTGCAACCTTCAGTAATATGGATTGAAGACGCAGAAAAAATGTTCTACAAGAAAGTTCCCAAGGAAGAAAAAGAG TTAGATCCCAAACGCTTGAAGAAAGACCTGCCCAAGTCTCTCAAGTTGATCAAAGGGGAGGATCGTGTTCTGATAATAGGAACAACTAAAGACCCACTAAGTGCCGACATCAAGTcactgtgtaaaatgtacaGCAAAATCATCCTCATCCCAAGACCTGACTACGGCTCAAGATACA TTTTGTGGAAGCAACTGATCAACAAGCAGGGAGGTGATGTAACTAGGGCACTGGACCTCAGCTCTCTTGCAAAGATTTCTGATGGCTACACACCAGGTCACCTGGTCAGGGTCGTCCAGAGTGTTGTCACCAAGCGTCGCATCCTACTGCAGGCAAACAGACCACTGACTGCTGCTGAGTTTGTTGCTCCATTAGCCAAGATTGACCCCATCTttcaggaagaagaagaggcccTTAAA AACTGGTATGCAAAGACCCCCCTGGGAAAGAAGAGAATTAAAGCTGCCACAGGAAAAGATGAAGAAGTGGCACCGGTTAAAGGCAAAAGTGcgaagaaaaaagagaaaaaataa
- the alkal1 gene encoding ALK and LTK ligand 1 isoform X2, which produces MQVERKWHILLTIFFLLITSGQCMDSKDVKQKERRTLLDLILQVIRDSQQRDKAVSRRCSSGLFTSAQDMKFSSREKPFYVPRLDNSRLIEIVPRDVNMKGKFIQHFTGPVKFSSECRTHFHRLYHNTRDCSRPAYYKRCARLLTRLAMSPLCMQS; this is translated from the exons ATGCAGGTGGAGAGGAAATGGCACATACTGTTGACTATCTTCTTTCTGCTCATCACCTCGGGCCAGTGTATGGACAGCAAGGACGTCaagcagaaagaaagaaggacCCTGTTGGATCTAATCTTACAGGTTATCAGAGACAGCCAGCAGCGGGACAAAGCCGTGTCCAGGCGCTGTAGCAGTGGACTCTTCACCTCAGCCCAAGACATGAAGTTCTCCTCCCGTGAAAAGCCTTTCTATGTTCCTAGGCTGGATAACAGTAGACTCATAG AAATTGTTCCTAGAGATGTAAACATGAAAGGCAAATTCATTCAGCATTTCACAG GACCAGTCAAGTTCTCGTCGGAGTGCAGAACACACTTTCATAGACTTTATCACAACACAAGGGATTGCTCAAGACCAGCAT attACAAAAGATGTGCAAGATTGCTAACACGATTAGCAATGAGTCCACTGTGCATGCAGTCATAG
- the alkal1 gene encoding ALK and LTK ligand 1 isoform X1 → MQVERKWHILLTIFFLLITSGQCMDSKDVKQKERRTLLDLILQVIRDSQQRDKAVSRRCSSGLFTSAQDMKFSSREKPFYVPRLDNSRLIEIVPRDVNMKGKFIQHFTAGPVKFSSECRTHFHRLYHNTRDCSRPAYYKRCARLLTRLAMSPLCMQS, encoded by the exons ATGCAGGTGGAGAGGAAATGGCACATACTGTTGACTATCTTCTTTCTGCTCATCACCTCGGGCCAGTGTATGGACAGCAAGGACGTCaagcagaaagaaagaaggacCCTGTTGGATCTAATCTTACAGGTTATCAGAGACAGCCAGCAGCGGGACAAAGCCGTGTCCAGGCGCTGTAGCAGTGGACTCTTCACCTCAGCCCAAGACATGAAGTTCTCCTCCCGTGAAAAGCCTTTCTATGTTCCTAGGCTGGATAACAGTAGACTCATAG AAATTGTTCCTAGAGATGTAAACATGAAAGGCAAATTCATTCAGCATTTCACAG CAGGACCAGTCAAGTTCTCGTCGGAGTGCAGAACACACTTTCATAGACTTTATCACAACACAAGGGATTGCTCAAGACCAGCAT attACAAAAGATGTGCAAGATTGCTAACACGATTAGCAATGAGTCCACTGTGCATGCAGTCATAG